The following proteins are co-located in the Doryrhamphus excisus isolate RoL2022-K1 chromosome 3, RoL_Dexc_1.0, whole genome shotgun sequence genome:
- the wdr47a gene encoding WD repeat-containing protein 47 → MTEEETINVKEVEIIKVILDFLHSRKLHISMLALEKESGVINGLYSDDMLFLRQLVLDGQWDEVLQFIQPLECMEKFDKKRFRYIVLKQKFLEALCVNNAMSAEDEPQHLEFTMQEAVKCLHALEEFCPSKDDYSKLCLLLTLPRLTNHAEFKDWNPSTARVQCFEEACTMVAEFIPADRKLSEAGFKASGDRLFQLLLKGVLYECCVEFCQSKATGEEITESEVLLGVDMLCGNGCDDVDLSLLSWMQNLAHSVFSCAFEQKQLNIHVDRIVKPAKTGYADLLTPLISKLSPYPSSPLRRPQSADTYMSRSLNPALDGLSYGLSGQDKRASGGDVAPGKGVSPMSHSFANFHYPGAGGQNLSRSLMMESSDCHSIFEESPETSRTETPVDKMMNSGAAQNSRPASAPGEDAPPAGSAERNELWDSTEKYEEYYRQRLRVQQHLEQKQQQRQMYKQMLLEGGVQQEPPPGDMQHSLTEKFLNRSIQKLEELNVGMESLGEEVKSLAQQCNGNPPTSECNNNPPSTTPEHNRSRGSGVLSSTPQQQIAGGRVVLVPNESPVVSQSGQNHKAGSHGDSPGSLSRSKEGDKTKSLFVPVHTLEDTQAIRAVSFHPSGALYAVGSNSKTLRVCAYPETLDPNGSSPVKQPAVRFKRNKHHKGSIYCVAWSHCGQLLATGSNDKYVKVLPFSAETCNATGPDLEFSMHDGTIRDLAFMEGPESGGAILISAGAGDCNIYTTDCQRGQGLHALSGHTGHILSLYTWGGWMIASGSQDKTVRFWDLRVPSCVRVVGTAFHGSGSPVASVAVDPSGRLLATGQEDSACMLYDIRGGRIVQVYRPHGSDVRSVRFSPGAHYLLTGSYDAKVMVTNLQGDLTKQLPLTVVGEHGDKVIQCRWHPDDLSFLSSSADRTVTLWTHNP, encoded by the exons ATGACAGAGGAGGAAACCATCAACGTAAAAGAGGTGGAGATCATCAAGGTGATCTTGGACTTTCTCCACTCCAGGAAGTTGCACATCAGCATGCTGGCGCTGGAGAAAGAGAGCGGCGTCATCAATGGGCTATACTCAGACGACATGCTCTTTCTCAG GCAACTGGTGCTGGATGGCCAGTGGGATGAGGTCTTGCAGTTCATTCAGCCGCTGGAGTGCATGGAGAAGTTTGACAAAAAGAG GTTCCGTTATATTGTGCTAAAGCAGAAGTTTCTGGAAGCCCTGTGTGTGAATAACGCCATGTCTGCTGAGGATGAGCCACAGCAT TTGGAGTTTACCATGCAGGAGGCGGTGAAGTGTCTGCATGCCCTAGAGGAGTTCTGTCCCTCAAAAGACGACTACAGCAAACTGTGTCTACTGCTCACCTTGCCTCGCCTCACAAACCACGCAGAGTTTAAG GACTGGAACCCCAGCACGGCCAGGGTACAGTGTTTTGAGGAGGCCTGCACCATGGTGGCCGAGTTCATCCCTGCAGACAGGAAGCTGAGTGAGGCTGGATTCAAAGCAAGCGGGGATCGTCTCTTCCAACTGCTTCTCAAAGGAGTCCTCTATGAgtgctgtgtggagttttgccaG AGCAAAGCGACGGGTGAGGAGATCACTGAGAGCGAGGTTCTGCTGGGCGTTGACATGCTGTGTGGTAATGGTTGCGATGACGTGGACTTATCACTTCTGTCGTGGATGCAGAACCTGGCCCACAGCGTCTTCTCCTGCGCCTTTGAACAGAAGCAGCTTAACATCCATGTGGACCGCATAGTCAAACCCGCAAAAACCGGCTACGCTGATTTGCTCACGCCACTCATCAGCAAACTGTCTCCGTATCCATCCTCCCCCCTGCGCCGACCCCAGTCGGCCGACACATACATGTCACGCTCTTTGAATCCAGCACTGGATGGATTGTCTTACGGGCTGTCCGGCCAGGATAAGCGAGCGAGTGGCGGGGACGTTGCACCGGGTAAAGGGGTCTCTCCTATGTCTCACTCCTTTGCCAACTTCCATTACCCTGGAGCAGGCGGGCAGAACCTGAGTAGAAGCCTCATGATGGAGAGCTCTGACTGCCACAGCATCTTTGAGGAGTCGCCTGAAAC gTCGAGGACAGAAACTCCTGTGGACAAAATGATGAATTCTGGTGCAGCTCAGAACTCGCGTCCTGCTTCTGCTCCTGGGGAGGATGCACCTCCAGCTGGCTCTGCTGAAAGGAACGAG CTGTGGGACTCCACCGAGAAGTATGAGGAGTATTATCGTCAGCGCTTGCGTGTGCAGCAGCACCTggagcagaagcagcagcagcggcagatGTACAAGCAGATGTTGCTGGAGGGAGGAGTGCAGCAGGAGCCCCCGCCTGGTGACATGCAGCACAGCCTTACGGAGAAGTTCCTCAACAG GTCCATCCAGAAGCTGGAGGAACTCAATGTGGGCATGGAGAGTTTAGGAGAGGAGGTGAAGTCCTTGGCGCAGCAGTGTAATGGCAACCCACCTACTTCCGAGTGCAACAACAATCCCCCATCCACCACCCCGGAGCACAACAGGAGCCGGGGGAGCGGGGTGCTGAGCAGTACTCCACAGCAGCAAATAGCAGGAGGCCGTGTGGTCCTAGTCCCAAATGAGTCCCCTGTTGTCTCACAGAG TGGTCAGAATCACAAGGCTGGTTCACATGGTGATTCCCCAGGATCATTGTCTCGCAGTAAAGAG ggtgacaaaacaaaaagcttATTTGTGCCAGTACACACTCTGGAGGACACTCAGGCTATCCGTGCAGTTTCCTTTCACCCGTCGGGGGCGCTCTATGCCGTCGGATCAAACTCTAAAACACTTAGAGTCTGCGCTTATCCAGAAACACTGGACCCAAA TGGCTCAAGTCCAGTGAAGCAGCCAGCGGTCCGCTTCAAGAGGAACAAGCACCACAAAGGTTCTATCTACTGCGTGGCCTGGAGCCATTGTGGACAGCTGCTAGCGACAGGATCCAACGACAAATATGTCAAAGTTTTACCTTTTAGTGCCGAGACGTGCAACGCCACAG GTCCAGATTTAGAGTTCAGCATGCATGACGGCACCATCAGGGACTTGGCCTTCATGGAGGGTCCAGAAAGCGGTGGAGCCATCTTGATCAGTGCCGGCGCGGGAGACTGTAACATCTACACCACAGACTGCCAGCGAGGACAGGGCCTGCATGCCCTCAGTGGACACACTG GTCACATCCTGTCTCTTTACACATGGGGAGGCTGGATGATTGCATCTGGCTCCCAAGACAAGACGGTGCGTTTCTGGGACCTCAGGGTGCCCAGCTGTGTGCGAGTAGTGGGCACCGCCTTCCACGGCTCAG GCAGTCCAGTCGCCTCAGTAGCGGTTGACCCGAGTGGGCGTCTCCTAGCAACAGGACAGGAGGACAGCGCCTGCATGCTGTATGACATCAGAGGGGGGCGCATCGTCCAGGTGTACCGCCCACACGGCAGTGACGTGCGCTCTGTCAGGTTCTCACCCGGTGCACACTATCTGCTCACTGGCTCCTACGACGCCAAGGTCATGGTCACCAACCTCCAAG GTGACCTGACCAAGCAGTTGCCTCTGACCGTGGTGGGCGAGCACGGCGACAAGGTGATCCAGTGTCGATGGCACCCCGACGACCTCTCCTTCCTGTCATCCTCTGCCGACCGCACCGTCACGCTGTGGACTCACAACCCATaa